The Cyclopterus lumpus isolate fCycLum1 chromosome 1, fCycLum1.pri, whole genome shotgun sequence sequence acacgcccatcttgtgtttgacacgcccatctTGATGTTTGACCCGCCCATCTAGATGTTTGACCcgcccatctttgtgtttgacacgcccatctttgtgtttgacacgcccatctTGGTGTGTGACCCACCCATCTTGTGTTTGACCCGCccatcttgtgtttgacacgcccatctttgtgtttgacacgttcatctttgtgtttgacacgcccatcttgtgtttgacacacccatctttgtgtttgacacgtccatcttgtgtttgacacgcccaCCTTGGTGTGTGACCCacccatctttgtgtttgacccGCCCATCTTGTGTTTGACCGGTCCATCTTTGTGTTCGACCCGCCCATCTAGATGTTTGACCCGCCCATCTAGATGTTTGACCcgcccatctttgtgtttgacccgcccatctttgtgtttgacacgcccatcttggtgtttgacacgcccatctTGGTGTTTGACACACccatcttgtgtttgacacgtccatctttgtgtttgacacgcccatcttggtgtttgacacgcccatcttggtgtttgacacgcccatctTGGTGTTTGACACACccatcttgtgtttgacacgcccatctttgtgtttgacacgcccatctTGTGTTTGACCGGTCCATCTTTGTGTTCGACCCGCCCATCTAGATGTTTGACCCGCCCATCTAGATGTTTGACCcgcccatctttgtgtttgacccgcccatctttgtgtttgacacgcccatcttggtgtttgacacgcccatctTGGTGTTTGACACACccatcttgtgtttgacacgtccatctttgtgtttgacacgcccatcttggtgtttgacacgcccatcttggtgtttgacacgcccatctTGGTGTTTGACACACccatcttgtgtttgacacgcccatctttgtgtttgacacgcccatctTGATGTTTGACGCTgttcctccacctgcatctgTTTTTGGAGGTTTGCAttgaaaacaggaaaacaaacagaaaccgGAGGCTCACGTCTCCTCCGCTGTCCTTCAGGCCCACGATGTTGGGGTGCCGGGACAGCTGCACCACGGCGTCCAGCGGCAGCTCCAGGCCCGTGTTGGCCGGCACGCTGTACAGAACCACCGGCACCGGGCTGCTGTCCGCCACCTGCAGGGGTTCATTCGTTTATAGTAAACgtttaaacacacaaaacacaaacacactcgggTCAGCGGTCACGTGACATGAGGTCAGCTGACCTTTGTGAAGTGCCGGGTCAGAGCGCGGCCGTCCATCTTGCCCTTGTAGAAGCACGGCGTCACCACGAGGACGACGTCCGCGCCGGCCGCCGCCATCTTGTCCGTGAGCTGCACCGTCGCTCTCGTGGCTGATCGGACGAGACAACaaacactttattatttattagatCATTCTGCACGACACCGTCCGTCAAAACagcttatttattcatttatttgatttgaattCTAATATTGATTGTGTACGTTCATTTCTGACCGATTTTTACAATCAGAatgatagaaaaataaaacgtCTAAAAACTAAACACgcaataaaaattaaaaaaagacaaaacagccGTAGTTACATTAGGAAGCATACAAAtccaatatttttaaaatgctttgaTCAGTCAATGAGCATTTTCCACTGTCATAAATCATCCGTTTATTTACGTTTATGAACAAAAAAcatccctcagtaaacattgtaaacattagtttttggtctcaatctctagtttcaagtcttcttcaatacagcgtgatgttcatttagtaaattatggtcatttagagtcaaacagaccataaagcagggtgcgctttaggggcggggctacaaggtgattgacaggtcgtcgCCAAAGGATATATTCACTCAGACACACCTGACGGAGATCTGCcgagtgcacctttctagttctattaaatattgaatattaaattaattgcTTACGTGTAAACACAATGCTTTGAAggctgaagaaggaggagaagaataaaagaaaagacgtGGGCTTTAAAACCGAACCTGGATTTAAAACCAGTTCCTCCGTCAGAAAGGCAGACGAGGAGAAGGGAGGTGGGTGGagctccatctccacctcctctcacTGTCAACGTGAACTAAACAGAAACTGTTCCGGGCTCCATTCGACTTCAATTATCGGACCATAAAAAAGGATTTTAAGCTCaaacaagctttaaaaaaaaagtaaaagctcAAGGttgccaaaaataaaaataataattattattataaatataatataaaatgtattattattaataatatatccattatatttataatataaatataatatttttaggTTTCCGCGTTTcaattttttaatttctttttacgTCACATTAATATGACAGCTGGCTTGAAGCCAActaattgtcatttttttctagATTACATTTATTACTGAACCTTGAAAGTATATTAAAAAAGCAGCTTTTTATCGGCGTCGTTAACATCTTTACtacaaacatgacaaacatATTCATAAAGTCATTAACCATTCAGCATTTATCGCTTAATTGTATTCAACTGGACTTGATTAGCATTTgggcattatatatatatatatatatatatatatatatatatatacacatacatacatacatacatgtgtgtatatatcaagatataaaaatatatatacagtatatctacacacacatatatatataaataaataaatacatacatgtatgtatatatatatatatttatatatatatatacacacgtatgtatgtatgtatgtgtatatatatacgtgtgtatatatatacgtgtgtgtgtatatcaagatataaaaatatatatatatatatatacacatacacacacacacgtgtatatatatatatataaaaattgtCCTTGtccctgactgactgacacacacacacacacacacacacacacacccctacctACATTCACAGCCCGATCCGGCCATCAGCAGTTTGTCAGTGGGCAGCGACCGCCTCACCGccttcaccacctccacccGCTCCTCCTCCGTCAGGTACGGGTACTCCCCGTTGGAGCCCTGGACCACCAGACCTGCAACACACAACATTCACATTGTCGTTACCTCCTGTTCAACTCGCGGCTTCtcatttattgtgtatttttgtgtgccATCTTTGGACCTGACTGTAGGCACTCTTTGTAAAACACCTTCCATCTACATCTGTACCTTCTAGGTGTAGCAAGCATCTCTAGTGGCAGCAGGTGGGGTTCAGGTACCCTCATCACACAGGAAGAAAGTAGTGTATAAGTATGTAGAGATCAGTAATTAGAGGAGCAGATGAGAACCAGCAGGAATAGACACATGACAGCAGCAGATATAAAGACTATAAGTAGCTTCATTAGAGGTTTAACATGCTTTGATGCATTGGTGCATGACATAAACATAGTAAGAGACATTTGAATTGAAAATTAGTTTTGGAAAAAACTAATAatcaagaaacaaaacacatataAATGTGTGGAAACAATACTAtagaaaatatgtaaatatatgtaaatacaaatgttacaGGAATGTTATAATAATTTCCAAATTAAGTagttacatatatattatatatattaatattatttatatttagtatgaatagaaataataattaaatatatatatatatatacacatacatacatacacacacacacacatgtatatatatataatgtatgtatgtgtgtgtgtgtatatatatatatatatatatatgtatgtgtgtatatatatatatatatatatacatacacacacacacacatatatataatgtatgtgtgtgtatatatatatatatatatattataaagccaccagagggcgacaaACCCCTGCAGGTGACTCTGCGTGTTTCCTGCATGCTGAACTTTGTCCTCTCCTTCGGGTccctaaacaaacaaagatggcggACAGCCGATGAACCTCTCAGCaggctgtttgttgttgttgtaaaagttTAACAAGTTCACGTGTCCCCAAATATCTTTAACCGGTTTAACCAAAGATCTCACGCGCaccctgccctcctcctgtgTGACGTCACAGAccgtggacccccccccccgggtcCGTCTCGATGACCCCGGGTCGTGCCCCCGGACTCCACTTTGGGAACATTAGTTTCTAGACTTCCAGAAGGGTTTCGTGGTCTGACCTCTGAACGGGATCTTGGCGTACTTCCGCAGGTTCCCCTCCAGCTTCCCGTAGTCCACGTCCTCCTCGGGGGTGAACGGGGTGGCGATGGGCGGGTAGATCCCGCTGAGGTCCGTGGAGACGGACCCAGAGCCGGCTGCCGTGCGGCTCTGGGTCCGTCTCCACGGGGACAGCTGACCGCCTCGGCACAGGGGACCCAGACCTCTCCAGACCCGGACGCGGAGCATCGTGTAGCGGACTGAGTGACCGAGCTGCTCGCTcgccgtgtgtgcgtgtgtgcgtgtgtgtgtgtgtgtgtgtgtgtgcgcgtgcgctgGGACTctgagcagctgcagcagacgCGGACGGTTAATCAATAACCCGCTTTTGTAAATATTGACTTGAATTTGGGATTTCTGAGCAGCCTTGAATGATTGACGTGTTGGAGGACTGAGCAGGTTTACGAAGCGTTGCTGCAGCAGATCacaagctccgccccctccccccggaGCAGTGAGGGCTCATCAACCACATGCACGTCACGGGGTGGGCGCGCGCGTGCGTTACTCGATTACCTGGGCCAGGTGTCCAACGTGTCAGGACCCCTTGCACATACCAGAggaaaagactacaaagagacacaacaactaTGCAAATGGGGTCAACACAATGAACCAAATGACCCAAAacgacacaaaatgacacaaagcaactacaaagagacagaaaacaactacaaaatgAGGCAAAACAACCagacataaataacaacaaaagaacaATTAACCCagtgacacaaaatgacactaaagagacaaacaaactacaacatgaacaaaaacaagtacaacgatacacaaaacaaccacaaagagacacaaaacaactacaaagagacacaaaacaactacaggagacacaaaacaactacaaagagacacaaaacaactacaaagagacacaaaacatctacaggagacacaaaacaactacaagatacacaaaacaactacaagagacacaaaacaactacaaagagacacaagacacaaaacaactacaagatacacaaaacatctacaggagacacaaaacaaagagacacaaaacaactacaagatacacaaaacatctacaggagacacaaaacaactacaagatacacaaaacatctacaggagacacaaaacaactacaagatacacaaaacatctacaggagacacaaaacaaagagacacaaaacaactacaagatacacaaaacaactacaagatacacaaaacatctacaggagacacaaaacaactacaagatacacaaaacatctacaggagacacaaaacaaagagacacaaaacaactacaagatacacaaaacatctacaagagacacaaaacaaagagacacaaaacaactacaaagagacacaaaacaactacaaagagacacaaaacaactacaggagacacaagacacaaaacaactacaaagagacacaaaacatctacaggagacacaaaacaactacaagatacacaaaacaactacaagagacacaaaacaactacaaagagacacaagacacaaaacaactacaagatacacaaaacatctacaggagacacaaaacaaagagacacaaaacaactacaagatacacaaaacatctacaggagacacaaaacaactacaagatacacaaaacatctacaggagacacaaaacaactacaagatacacaaaacatctacaggagacacaaaacaaagagacacaaaacaactacaagatacacaaaacaactacaagatacacaaaacatctacaggagacacaaaacaactacaagatacacaaaacatctacaggagacacaaaacaactacaagatacacaaaacatctacaggagacacaaaacaaagagacacaaaacaactacaagatacacaaaacatctacaagagacacaaaacaaagagacacaaaacaactacaaagagacacaaaacaactacaagatacacaaaacaactacaagagacacaaaacaaagagacacaaaacatctacaaagagacacaaaacaactacaaagagacacaaaacaaagagacacaaaacctttacaagagacacaaaacatctacaaagagaagagaaatgaCTAAAACAAGGTGCAAAACAACCACGGATGTAAACAATAACTAAAAAGACCTAAACAATGGActcatttaaatgaaacaacCACATATACAAAGAGATGCTtaacaacaacaaggagacacacaaataaagcCGGTGCACCGATACCGTAGAACACAAAGAGGCCTTTTGCATCGGCACAATCTTGAGTTAACACTTTAGAAAGAATGGTAAGATTATTTGGGGAATTCAGAAATGGTTGCTGCCTATTCTTAATAAAACCACGTGTTGCATTAACGCTCCTCAGCCTCCGATGGGCGTCGCTCTACTGCCACCGTGTGGAGAACTAAAGTGTCAcagcaaagggtctgaatacttatgaccaggtgacatttcagtttttcttttttaataaatttgcaaaaatgtctacatttctgtttcttttctgtcaAGATGGTGCTGAgtacattaatgagaaataaaatgaacttttttgattttagcaaatggctgcaatgaaacaaagagtgaaacatttaaaggggtctgaatactttccatacccattgtatttatatatatttatatataaatatttatatatatgtggacATTCCTGCACATACTTTAGTGTACTATTGGTCTGAAGCTGTTTCTCATTTCCAGTTAGTTGAACCCCTTTTTAGATTTTTTCAAATTTCGCACAAAGCCACGGAAGTGGTTTGGAAGAACTCGACCAACGTTGTGATGCACTGGAGAACCACTGGATACTGGGAACCAGACTCCATCTCCCAGCATCAGTGTTCGGCCTCGCCAATCCCTTTATTGATCCGTTGGCAGAGAGACACCAGATCACTGTCACCTCGTCAGTTCAGcctagaaaataaatgaaaacaactctTCCAGGCACAACAGCCCAAAAGCAGCTGAAAGCCGTCACATCATGTTATTGTACGTGTGCTCCACTCTCAGTCGGGCCTTCAGCAGCTCCTTcaggaccgggaccaggactAGCAGGACCGGTATAGCGGGACTACCAGGACCGGGACCAGCTCCACACTGCCGCCACTCTGAGTTCGGTTCCCACGCGTCAGACAAATGGACAACTTTGCAGTGCCAGACCAAAAGGTTTACCAGAGTGTGTTCAGTTTTCTTCTTTGCAGAGTATTCTGGACcaaaaaggaacaaaacaaaccagAACACCTCCCTGAGACCCTGGAACCACTTTTTAAAAGAGCAAACAGCTCTGAGACGAGGACACTGAACAAAGAGATTACTAGATCTCCACTCTGAGTGCAGAATAAACACCACTCGCCCAGCTCAGGATCAAGGCGCTCTGTACCTCTTCGGAGCTATTGCCCCGTGTACcaccctccactggaggtctgctGTCCGCCTCCCAACCGGAAGCTTGTACAGAGACCACCAGAAAAGAAAGGCAGCTGGTGGTCTCCGTAAAGAACTCAGTAAATAACTCTGTAAATAACTCTGTAAATAACTCAGTAAATAACTCTGTAAAGAACTCTGTAAAGAACTCAGTAAAGAACTATGTAAAGAACTCTGTAAAGAACTCTGTAAAGAACCCAGTAAAGAACTCTGTAAAGAACGCAGTAAAGAACTCAGTAAAGAACTCTGTAAAGAACTCTGTAAAGAACTTTGTAAAGAACTCTGTAAAGAACTCTGTAAAGAACTCTGTAAAGAACTCAGGAAAGAACTATGTAAAGAACTCTGTAAAGAACTCTTTAAAGAACTCTGTAAAGAACTTTGTAAAGAACTCTGTAAAGAACTTTGTAAAGAACTCTGTAAAGAACTCAGTAAAGAACTCTGTAAAGAACTCAGGAAAGAACTATGTAAAGAACTCTGTAAAGAACTCTGTAAAGAACTCTTTAAAGAACTCTGTAAAGAACTCAGTAATTAACTAAGTAAAGAACTCAGGAAAGAACTCTGTAAAGAACTCTGTAAAGAACTTTGTAAAGAACTCAGGAAAGAACTAAGTAAAGAACTCTGTAAAGAACTCTTTAAAGAACTCTGTAAAGAACTCAGTAATTAACTAAGTAAAGAACTAAGGAAAGAACTTTGTAAAGAACTCAGGAAAGAACTCAGTAAAGAACTCAGTAAAGAACTAAGTAAAGAACTCTGTAAAGAACTCTGTAAAGAACTCTGTAAAGAACTCAGTAAATAACTCAGTAAAGAACTAAGTAAAGAACTCAGTAAAGAACTCTGTAAAGAACTCAGGAAAGAACTCAGGAAAGAACTCTGTAAAGAACTAAGTAAAGAACTCAGTAAAGAACTCAGGAAAGAACTCAGGAAAGCTCAGTAAACCAGAACAAGTCTAGCAGTGAGTTTGTGCCAAAGAGTCGAGGCAACAACgttatatatatcacatatatcatctGCATAAGCAGATACAGGAGGAGGGCGATCCAGACTGGAGGACCCCGGCAGTGAGAGACCTCTGAACCTGGAACAGGGCATCCCTGTCTTAGCCCTCGCTGTACAGGGAGGGGACAGGATAGACCTGtacagcacttttctagtcttccgaccactcaaagcactttaacactacatgacatcaatCACTCATTCACaagctgatgggaggagctaaggttccacctgcacatcaggactaacattcacacaccgtagagcTACGGGAGACACTTTGggattaagtgtcttgcccaaggacacatcgacatgggctagtggagccggggatcgaaccgccgatcctctgattgaaggaccctgttcaccactgagccacagtcgccccacaagaggagaggagagacaagatAAGATATGATAAGATGCCATAAAATGCTATAAGATGTATTAAGTTGCGTTAAGTTGCGTTTAGATGCAACAAGATacgatggaacaagataagatggaacaagatacgatggaacaagataagatggaacaagataagatggaacaagataagatggaacaagataagatgcaacaagataagatggaacaagataagatggaacaagatacgatggaacaagatacgatggaacaagataagatggaacaagataaaatggaacaagataagatggaacaagataagatggaacaagataagatggaacaagataagatgcaacaagataagatggaacaagataagatggaacaagataagatggaacaacaTAAGATgcaacaagataagatggaacaagataagatggaacaagttacgatggaacaagatacgatggaacaagataagatggaacaagatacgaTGGAGCAAGATacgatggaacaagataagatggaacaagataagatggaacaagataagatggaacaagataagatgcaacaagataagatggaacaagataagatggaacaagatacgatggaacaagatacgatggaacaagataagatggaacaagataagatggaacaagataagatggaacaagataagatgcaacaagataagatggaacaagataagatggaacaagataagatggaacaacaTAAGATgcaacaagataagatggaacaagataagatggaacaagatacgatggaacaagataagatggaacaagatacgaTGGAGCAAGATacgatggaacaagataagatggaacaagataagatggaacaagataagatggaacaagataagatgcaacaagataagatggaacaagataagatggaacaagatacgatggaacaagatacgatggaacaagataagatggaacaagataagatggaacaagataagatggaacaagataagatggaacaagatacgaTGGagcaagataagatggaacaagatacgaTGGAGCAAGATacgatggaacaagataagatggaacaagataagatggaacaagataagatggaacaagataagatgcaacaagataagatggaacaagataagatggaacaagatacgatggaacaagataagatggaacaagatacgaTGGAGCAAGATacgatggaacaagataagatggaacaagataagatggaacaagataagatggaacaagataagatgcaacaagataagatggaacaagataagatggaacaagatacgatggaacaagatacgatggaacaagatacgatggaacaagataagatggaacaagataagatggaacaagataagatggaacaagataagatggaacaagataagatggaacaagataagatgcaacaagataagatggaacaagataagatggaacaagataagatggaacaagataagatggaacaacaTAAGATgcaacaagataagatggaacaagataagatggaacaagataagatggaacaagataagatggaacaacataagatggaacaagataagatgcaacaagataagatggaacaagataagatggaacaagataagatggaacaagatacgatggaacaagataagatggaacaacataagatggaacaagataagatgcaacaagataagatggaacaagataagatggaacaagataagatggaacaacataagatggaacaagataagatggaacaagataagatgcaacaagataagatggaacaagataagatggaacaagataagatgcaacaagataagatggaacaagataagatgcaacaagataagatggaacaagataagatggaacaagataagatggaacaagataagatgcaacaacataagatggaacaagataagatgcaacaagataagatggaacaagataagatggaacaacaTAAGATgcaacaagataagatggaacaagataagatggaacaacataagatggaacaagataagatagaacaagataagatggaacaacaTAAGATgcaacaagataagatggaacaagatacgatggaacaagataagatggaacaacataagatggaacaagatacgatggaacaagataagatggaacaagataagatggaacaacataagatggaacaagatacgatggaacaagataagatggaacaagatacgatggaacaagataagatgcaATAAGAAGATAAGATAAAAGGAGATGCAATAAGATAAGGTCACtctctatatattatattagcTATTTTATATTTCTGCTTGATTTATGTTTCTGACTTTATGTTTGCTCGTTTGTCTACTTTGCTTGATTGTATGAATTTTATATTTGAGATGAGAtacaattatgtatttattattaaggGGGGGGGTAGTGGTGCTACAGCTGTAAAGTGAGAAAGAGtgcaaataaaaccaaatatgatataataaaaaatatcaaTAAGTTGCACAAAtcttcttctatacaaccagaggagtcgccccctggtggtcaggagagagaatgcagctttaacacatgaagcatagacttctatacaaccagaggagtcgccccctggtggtcaggagagagaatgcagctttaacacatgaagcatagacttctatacaactagaggagtcgccccctggtggtcagtagagagaatgcagctttaacacatgaagcatagacttctatacaaccagaggagtcgccccctggtggtcagtagagagaatgcagctttaacacatgaagcacagacttctatacaaccagaggagtcgccccctggtggtcaggagagagaatgcagctttaacacatgaagcatagacttctatacaactagaggagtcgccccctggtggtcaggagagagaatgcagctttaacacatgaagtgtagacttctatacaaccagaggagtcgccccctggtggtcagtagagagaatgcagctttaacacatgaagcatagacttctatacaaccagaggagtcgccccctggtggtcagtagagagaatgcagctttaacacatgaagcatagacttctatacaactagaggagtcgccccctggtggtcaggagagagaatgcagctttaacacatgaagcatgttGATACACCTCCACCACCTGTGCAGTTATTGAAGATTAGTACttgtttttaatacaaaagTTAATGAAGTCAGCAGTAAATATATTCACAAACAGCTTTCAGTCCAAATAGTTTGGAGCACTTTTCCAGGAGTCTGAAGGTCAAACAgtttcattgaatcctgaagcGACATGCAGGAGAATAAACAGCCTAGTTCTGTATA is a genomic window containing:
- the hoga1 gene encoding 4-hydroxy-2-oxoglutarate aldolase, mitochondrial, with translation MLRVRVWRGLGPLCRGGQLSPWRRTQSRTAAGSGSVSTDLSGIYPPIATPFTPEEDVDYGKLEGNLRKYAKIPFRGLVVQGSNGEYPYLTEEERVEVVKAVRRSLPTDKLLMAGSGCESTRATVQLTDKMAAAGADVVLVVTPCFYKGKMDGRALTRHFTKVADSSPVPVVLYSVPANTGLELPLDAVVQLSRHPNIVGLKDSGGDISRIGLIVHKTKAQDFQVLAGSAGFLMAAYSVGAVGGVCALANVLGRELCELESLCVSGRWEEARGLQQRLIEPNAAVTRKLGVPALKQAMEWFGFHGGACRSPLQPLTEAETLQLRSDFTSSGWL